In Pannonibacter sp. XCT-53, the sequence CGCATGATCCGGTGACGCTTGCCCCGACGCATCTGGAGGCGCTGCGGTCGATGAAGGCGCTGTGGATCGATTGCGGGCGGGTTGACCAGTACAATCTGGTCTATGGCGCGCGGCGGCTGACCCGCCTGCTCAGCGGCGCCGGGGTCGCGCATACCTACGAGGAGTTTGACGACAACCACTCGTCGATCGACTACCGGCTCGACCGCAGCCTGCCGGTGCTCGCCTCTGCCCTTCTCGCCTGAGGAGCGCGCGCGGCACGCTGTCGGAGCCGTGCCGCAGAAGCCGCCGAAGAAAACGCCGACGAAGACGCGGAACCGGGGCGGTGCCCCGGTTCGGGCGGTGCGATGCGAGCCGCCGGAGCCCGGCCGGGCCTGCCGTCAGGTGCCGTTGCGGCGGACGAAGCAGTCGCCACCGGCCGCCTTCAGGCTTTCACAGAAAGACACGGCCTGATCCCGCGAGCCCGCCGGGATGCTGACGCGGTAGAACGTGCCGCGGCTGTCCAGCGTGGCCTGTTCGATGAGCGGCGCCTGCCCGCCGAGCACCGAGGGGAACTTGCGCTGCAGGGCCGCGTAGGCCGACTGGGCCTGTTCCTGGGTGCGCTGCGAGGTCACCTGGACCGAGAAGCCACCCGGAACCGCGGCGGCGGCTGCCGGTGCGGCCGCAGACGGCTGAGCGGGCTGAGCCGCCTGGGGCTGCGTCAGGTTCAGCGGTCCCGCGCCCTGCGCCGGGGCAGGCTGGGGTGGGGCAGGCTGGGGTGCAGCCGGCTGGGGGACGGCCAACTGGGGCGCGGCCGGAACGGGTGCGGGCACCTGCGGCTGCACGGCAGCCGGAGCGGCGGCCTGCGGCTGGAGCGCTGCGACCTGCGGCCCGGCCCCGCCCGGCTTGGGCCGCGGCAGACCGGACACGGTCGGAGCATTGGCAGCGGCGGCGGCGGCAGCAGCGGCAGCGGCCGGATCGGTCGCCGGGGCCGTGCCGGCGCTGACAATCGCCGGGACGCCCGGCACGGGCTGGGCCGGGGACGGCGAGAGGAGCGCCGGATCGGTGACGGCCGGCGCGCCGGGGACGGCGGCAGCGGGCTGCGTGGCCGCAGCCGGGTCCGGCCGCGCGGTGTTGACCACGCGCACGCCGGGCTGGCTGCCGCTTTCGGCCTCGCCGGAAATGATGGTGCCGTCGGGCCGCACGACGAGCGTGCGCACCCGCTTCGGACCCGTGGCCGGAGCGGCTTCGGCTCCGGCGGTCTCGACCGGGGCCGGCGGGAGCTGGGCCGGGGCCGGATTTTCCGGCACGACCAGACGCTCCTCGTTGCCGACCCGGTCATAGATGAGCTTGGCCGGCTGGCTGCTCTCGACCGTGGCCTGGTCGTCGGAGGGGAAGGTCTTGAGCGGGCCCTCGAGCCCCGCCACCACCGGCGGCTGGCCCGACGGCACGGAGGACGCGCCGAAATCGGTCACGGCGAAGACGGCCCCGCCGAGACCGGCCAGACCAAGGACGGCGGCAGCGATGTAGAGGCTCTTGCGCGACTGCTTCTGGCGCGGCGCGGCCGCCGTCTCCAGGGCAGGATGGGGCGGCAGGACGCCTGCCCCGCCCAGGGTCGGATCGCTCTCCTGCATGGCGCGGGCCACGGCGTCCAGGTCATAGCCTCCCGGGGGCGGCGGTGCCTCGTCGTCGTCATAGAGCACGTCATTGAACGGCAGCTCGGCCGTCTTGTTGCGCTTCTGCGAGAAGGCGGTCGAGAACTCGTCCTCGAGGAAATCGTCGTCGGCCGGCCCTTCCTCACGCGGCAGGGCGTTGAGCGCGTCCGGCCAGGCCATGTCGTCGATGTCGGCCGACGGGGCCGGCTCGGGGCGACGGGGCTCGGGCTTGCGCGACAGGCGCTCGTCCTCGAACAGGGAGCCGACCAGATCGTCGAGCTCGGCAAAGTTGGCGGACGCCTCGCGGGCGCTGCGCACCTTGGCATCGGGCGCGAGCGCCGGCCAGGCCGCCGCATCCGGCACGAAGGGCGGCGGCGGTACGGCGGCAGCCCTGGCAGGCTGCGCCTGCGAGGCGGCACGCTGCGACGTCTCGTAATCACGCTGCGGCGACAGGCTGCGGAACTCGTCCTGCGGCACGGACCCGAGCACCGGCTCCTTGCGCGCCTGGAAGGCACCGATCAGTTCGTCCTCAAGGCCGGCGACGAGATCCTGCTCGAGCGCGGACCCCTTGTCGGCCTCTACGGGATCAAGGGTCGGGCGCAGCGACAAACCACCCGCCTGGCTACCCGCCTCGGAAAAACGGTCCTGCGCGGGCCGCCCGGCCGAGAGCCGACCCGTTCCGGCGTCCTCGATGTCGCTCGGGAAACGGTCCCGGGCGCTGCCGCGCACGAGCGGCTGATAGGGCTCGGCCGGTGCGGCCGGCTCGCGCCCGATGCCACGGTCCTGACCGCGCAGCTCGACCCGCCCGGGATCCTGGAGCTGGCCCGGGGTGCGCCCCGGCACGGCCGCCGGATCCTTCGCGCCATAGGCATAGGGCTCGCGCTCCGGCTCCATGTCGAAGTCGTCGAGCGTGTCGGCATCCAGCGTGGTGCCATCGCTGACATCGACCTCTTCCCAGCCGGTGTCATCCTGGAAGGCACCGGCATCGCCACCCTGCAGATCGGCGGCGAAGCGATCGAAATCGAGGTCGATCTCCCCCGGACGCGCGGCGGGCGCGGCGGGCGCGGCTGCGGGCTGGGACCGGGTGGCGCGCAGGGGCTCGGCCGCCAGCGGCTGCGGCGCGGCGCGATAGGGTTCGACGGGATCGGGCCCGGACGGATAGCGATAGGGGTCGGAGGCGGCCAGCGTGCTGTCCTCCGCCACGTCCTCGTCGCGGTCGTAGGCTGCCGGCGCGCTGCGGCCGACGCCGGCGCGCGGGTCCGGTCGGCCTGCCTCGGCCGGGGCCGGCTTCGGCAGATCGAAATCGAAGTCGAAGGCCGGCTCGTTGGGCGAACCGCCGATCACGGGCGTGTAGGCCGGCATCGGATCGCGCTGGAGATCCCGCTGGGGATCGCGGCCAACGTCGCGTGCGGCAAGCGGGTCGGCGCGGCTGGCCAGCGGCGGGGGGGCCAGCGGCGGGGGAGCGAGCGGATCGCCGCCCGGCCCCTTGAGCAGGTCCTCGTCTTCCAGACCGGCGAAATAGTCGGAGGCCTCGACGCGCCCCGGCTGCCCGGACTGGAGTGACGACTGGGGGGCGGACTGGCGGTTGCGGTTGACGATCCGGGCCAGCTCGACCAGCGGATCCTCGGCGCCCTGCGCATCTCCCCGCTCCCGGCCTGACGGATCAGCCGGACGAAGGGACTCGGAACGGGGATAATCAGAGCGTTGCGACATATGTGTCCAGTGTTCCACCCAAGGCCCGTCCGGATGCCTCTGGCCCCCGGACGGAACAACTCTCCCGCTTCAGCGCATTTCCCGGGGCGCGTCCACGCCGAGGAGAGTCAAGCCGGAAGCAAGTACCAAAGAGACTGCCCGTACAAGGGCAAGTCGCGCTAGCGTCAACTGTGAATTTTCAGGGTTAATAAAGCGTAATTGCGGCATTTCCTTGCCGCGGTTCCAGTGCGCATGCAGCGAGCTGGCCAGTTCGTGCAGGAAAAACGCCACGCGATGGGGCTCATGCGCCTCCGCAGCCGCGGCAACGACCTTGGGCCACTCCGCCATCTTGGCGATGAGTTCCAGCTCGCCAGAATCAGTCAGGCCCGACAGATCGGTCGCCGCCAGGACAGAATCACCCAGGTCAACTCCGGGCAGTTCCTCACCGGCCTGGCGCAGCACCGAGCAGCAGCGGGCATGGCCATACTGCACGTAAAAGACCGGGTTGTCCTTGGACTGCTCGGTGACCTTCTGGAAGTCGAAGTCGAGCGGCGCCTCGTTCTTGCGGAACAGCATCATGAAGCGGACCGGGTCGCGGCCGACTTCCTCCACCACGTCGCGCAGGGTGACGAAATCGCCCGCGCGCTTGGACATGCGCACCGGCTCGCCGGCGCGGAACAGCTTCACCAGCTGGCAGAGGCGGACAATGACCCGCGACTCGCCGCCGGAGACGGCCTTGCCCACCGCTTCCAGACGCTTGACGTAGCCGCCGTGGTCGGCGCCCAGCACATAGACCATTTCCTTGAAGCCGCGCTCGTACTTCGACAGGAAGTAGGCCACGTCGGCGGCAAAGTAGGTGTAGCTGCCGTCCGACTTCTTCAGCGGCCGGTCAATGTCGTCGCCATAGTCGGTAGCCCGGAACAGGGTCTGCTCGCGGTCCTCCCAGTCTTCCGGCAGCTCGCCCTTCGGCGGCGGCAGCGTGCCCTCGTAGACGAGGCCGCGCGCGCGCAGCTTGTCGAGCATGCGGTCGATCTCCGACGTGCCGCCGGCGCCCCGGTCATGCAGCGTGCGTTCGGAGAAGAACACCTCGTGGCGGACGTTGAGAAGCTCCAGATCCGCGCGGATCAGCGCCATCATCGCGTCGATCGTCTCGGACTTGACGACCGGCATCCAGCCGGCCTCGTCCATGGCCAGAAGCGCGTTGCCGTGGTTGGCAGCCAGCGCCGCCCCGACGGGCTTGAGGTAGTCGCCCGGATAGAGGCCGGCCGGGATCTCGCCGATGTCCTCGCCGAGCGCCTCGCGGTAGCGCAGGAAGGCGCTGCGGGCGAGCGTGTCGATCTGCGACCCGGCGTCGTTGATGTAGTATTCGCGGGTCACGTCGTAGCCTGCGAAGGCGAGCAGGTTGGCCAGCGCATCGCCGAAGACGGCGCCACGGGTATGGCCGACGTGCATCGGGCCCGTCGGGTTGGCCGAGACATACTCGACGTTGACCCGGGCCCCTGCCCCGAGCGTGGCGCGGCCGAAGCCGATGCCGTCGGCGACGACCGAAGCCAGGACCCGGTGCCAGGCACCATGGGCAAGGCGCATGTTGATGAAGCCCGGACCGGCGACCGTCACCTCGGTGACATCGGGATCGCGGCGCAGCGCCCCGGCGATGAGATCGGCCAGGTCGCGCGGCTTGAGGCCGAGCGGCTTGGACAGCACCATGGCGGCATTGGTGGCCAGATCGCCATGGGCGGGATCGCGCGGGCTTTCCACCGTGACGCGGGCGAGATCCTCCGCCGAGGGGGCGGAGGCAAGGTCGAGGCCGGCGACGGCGGCCTGCACACGGGTGGTGAATTCGGCAAAGATGTTCATGGATCGGCCAGTCTGGCTGGAGTGTTCGTCGGTCTGCCCGGCGCCTGTCCGGACAGAGGGGTGCGCGGGGCCTAGCCCAATTCCGGGGTGTCGTCAAACAGACGGCGGTGTTCCTCGATGGCGTAACGGTCGGTCATGCCGGCAATGAAGTCGCAGACCCGGCGGGCCCGGTCCGCGCCGCTGAGCCGCTCCATCCCTTGCGCCCACTCGCGGGGCATGTCCTCGGGCTGCTGCATGTAGTGCCCGAACAGCTCCCGAACGATGCGCGCCACCAGCTTGCGCACGGCCAGCACGTCCGGATGGCGGTACATGCGGGCAAACAGGAATTTCTTCACCTGACGTTCCGCGTCGGCCATGGCGGCGGAGAAGCCGACCACACACTGGCCGGCGGCGCGGATGTCGTCGGCGCCCTGCGGCTTAAGCGCCTCCAGCCGGCGCATGCCTTCCCGGATGACATCCTCGACCATGCGGGTGATCTGGCGGCGAACGATCTCGTGAATGCGACGCTGCTCCTCCAGTCCCGGATAGCGGCTGTCGACCTCCTCGAGGATGCCGGCGAGGAAGGGCACCTCGGCGATGTCCTCGACCTTGAACAGGCGGGCGCGCAGCCCGTCGTCGAGGTCATGCGCGTCATAGGCAATGTCGTCGGCGATCGCTGCCGCCTGGGCTTCCGCGCTTGGCCAGGTGCCGAGCAGGAGATCCTGCTTCTGGGCATAGGTGCGGATGGCAAAGGGCAATTCGCTGTCCCTGAACTTGCCGAGCGGCGCGCCGGTGGCATCGACAAGGGGGCCATTGTGCTTGACCAGCCCCTCCAGCGTTTCCCAGGCAAGGTTCAGCCCGTCGAACTCGGCATAGCGGTGCTCGAGCGCGGTCACGACGCGCAGGGACTGGGCGTTGTGATCGAAGCCGCCGAAGGGGGCCATGCATTCGTGCATGACATCCTCGCCCTCGTGGCCGAAGGGCGTGTGGCCGAGATCATGGGCAAGCGCCAGACATTCCGCGAGATCCTCGTCCAGCCGCAGCGCGCGGGCGAGCGAGCGGGCGATCTGGGAGACCTCGATGGTGTGGGTCAGGCGCGTGCGGAAGTGATCGCCCTCGTGATAGACAAAGACTTGGGTCTTGTGCTTGAGGCGGCGGAAGGCGGTCGAATGGATGATGCGGTCGCGGTCGCGCTGGAACGGCGTCCGCGTCGGGCTGTCGGGTTCGGGATGCAGGCGGCCCCTGCTCCTGCCCGGATCCTGGGCGTAGACCGCCCGCTCCTGTGCGCCATAGCCCAAGGTCGCCATGGTCATCTTCTGTCCGCTCCCTGGCTTCGCCCTGATGCCATAACAATTGACGCAAGGCCCAAGCGTACATACCTATTAAGGCCAGCGCGGCGCAACGGGGAAAGGCCGCCGGAGCCCCTCCGGCCAGGCAAGAATCGGCGATTTCCTGCGCCGACGGGCCGGCCGGTCCGTCCGGACGCCCCTTTCCCGCCAGGTGCCCGACAGTCAAGGAACAGGTCCATGTCCGCAGCCACCGACGATTCGACCCTCGCCACGCCCGTGTCGCTGAGCCTGAAGGCCGCCCGGCGCGTCGCCAAGATCCTCTCCGGCGAAGCGCCGGGAGCGATGCTGCGTGTCAGCGTCGAGGGCGGCGGCTGCTCGGGCCTGCAGTACAAGTACGACATCGTGACCGAGCGCGAGCCCGACGATCTGGTGCTGCAGCGCGAGGGGGCGACCGTGCTGGTGGATGCCATCTCCCTGCCCTATCTCGACGGCGCCGAGATCGACTTCGTCGACGACCTGATGGGGCAGTCGTTCCAGATCCGCAATCCGAATGCGGTGTCGGGCTGCGGCTGCGGCACCAGCTTCGCCATCTGAGGCGGGCGAGCGGAGAGCGCCGCGGCCCCTGACGCCGGCCGCGCTGGTCGCGCTGGTCGCGGAAGCCACGGGACAGGCGCTCCGCAAGCATGCCCCGAACACGTGCCCCAAAAGCGTTTCAACGACGGGGGCCATGCTCTGGCCAGCGCCGGAGGGGCCTGCTAACAGGAGGTCCTGGCCACGGTCTGCGGACGGGGCGAGGCAGACAGCAGGAAGGACCGGCGGCGGACATGAAGATCGCGACCTGGAACATCAACGGCGTCAAGGCGCGGCTCGAGACGGCGCTCGCCTGGTTTGCCGAGGCCCGGCCCGACATCGCCTGCCTGCAGGAAATCAAGTCCGTGGACGAGGGCTTTCCGGCCGGAGCCTTCGAGGAGCTCGGCTATCATGTGGCCACCCACGGGCAGAAGGGCTTCAACGGCGTCGCCATCCTGTCGCGCCAGCCGCTGGAGGACATCCGCCGCGGGCTGCCGGGCGACGACAGCGACGAGCAGGCGCGCTACATCGAGGCAACCGTCTCGACGGCAACCGGGGCGCTGCGCATCGGCTGCCTCTACCTGCCGAACGGCAATCCGCTCGGCACCGAGAAGTTCCCCTACAAGCTCGCCTGGATGGACCGGCTCATTGCCCACGCCCGCAGCCAGCTGGAGCTGGAAATGCCGGTGCTGCTGCTGGGCGACTACAACGTCATTCCGGAACCGCGCGACGCCCGCACGCCGCAGGACTGGCTGGGTGATGCGCTGTTCCAGCCGGAAAGCCGTGCCCGGTTCCGCGCGCTCCTGAACCTCGGCTTCACCGAGGCCGTGCGGGCCACCAATGACCGCCCGGACACCTACACCTTCTGGGACTATCAGGCCGGCGCCTGGCAGCGGAACAACGGCATCCGCATCGACCACATCCTTCTGTCGCCCCAGGCGGCGGACCTGCTGCGCGGCACCGGGATCGATGCCCATGTGCGCGGCTGGGACAAGCCGTCCGACCACGTGCCGGTCTGGGTGGACCTCGCCGCCTGACCGGACGTCCGGCCACGCCGGCGCTTTCCTTTCGCGGGCATCGTGTTAACCTTTGCCGGAACGGGCGGAGGCGGCACAGATGCGGGCTCGGCGGACGGCATGCGGACTGGGTGTGATTTTCGCCTTGCTGACGGGGACCCCGGCAGCAGCCTCGGACCCGGCCGGCCCACCCGGTTCGCTGCCCTTGGGCACGGTCTCCGGGCCCCCGGTCCCCCCCTTGCGCGCCGAGGACCCGCTTGCCCCGGAGGCGACCCGCAAGCCCTGCATCTGCCGCGCCCAGGGGCTTGACCACGAGGTGGGCAGCACGGTGTGCCTGCGCAGCGCCAAGGGACCGCGCCTCGCCCGCTGCGTCATGGTTCTCAACAACACGTCGTGGAAATTCAGCGACATGCCCTGCGCGCTGGCGATGGCTCCGGCACAGCCAGGCCCCCGACCCGGCACCGGTCTTGCGGCCGGATCCGGCACGGTTTCCGCCGTGTCGGCTTCAGGAGCGGCCGCGTCGGGCATTTCACCTGCGGAAGCATCCGGGGGCGGACGGGGCGCAGCGGCACCGGAGAGGCTCGCCGGACTGCCGTGAGGCGCGCAGGCCGACGGGCGGGCCCGAGAGGACCGGCAGGCACGGCGGGGACTTCGAGATGACAAGGCGACGGCTGTGCCTGCGGACCAGGGGGCGCCGCACGGGAGGCGGCGCGGCCGGCAGGCTCAGCGCAGCGGCAGATTGGTCGCGGCCGTGGCCGTCGCGGAGGCGCCGTTGCGGGCAAGCCATGCCTGCGCGTCGGCAGCCGCGGTCCGGCGGATGTTCTCGTCGGCGAGCGAGAAGTAGCGCTCCTGCAGGTCGACGATCCACTGCCCGTCCGGCTCCGTCGCCGCATGGGAGCGGGCGATGGTCAGCCACATGAGCCCGCGCTCGCGGTGATCATCGGAGGCGCCGAGATTGTACAGGGTCTCGCCGAGCAGGGCCTGGGCGCCGACATGGCCCTTGATGGCGGCCAGATTGAACCAGCGCACGGCGAGAAGATCGTTGTTCTCGCGGTAGAGGCGGCCGAGGGCGAACTGGGCTTCCGCGTCGCCGTAATAGGATGCGGCGTGGGTGAAGATCTGGCGGGCCCGGGCCGGGTTCGCCTTGATCGCGGAGTTCTTGATGCCGTTGAGATAGTAGTTGCCGAGCGCGACGAAGGCGCTGGCCACGAAAGGCGCCTGGGGCGACGAGGGGCTGTCCTCGCCATGCAGGCTGACGACCTGGCTGTAGTATTCAAAGGCCTTGACGTCGTCCTCGGTGACGCCATCGCCCTCGGCATACATGCGGCCCAGCTTCCAGGCGGCCATCGGCTGACCGTTCTCGGCGGCATACCGCAGGGAGTCGAGCGCGGCGAGCTTGTCGCCGGCGTAATACTTCTTGGCCCCCAGACGCAGCGCCTCGTTGGCCGTCATCTTCTCCGGGGTGATCTGCTCGTTGCGCGCCGGCGTGCCGTCAAAGGCAAGGGCCGGTGACAGCAGCGCCAGATGCAACCCCACGACAACAAGACACTGCACGCTGCGCATAGTGGCGAAACCTGCTTCCGGGCGGCGCATGGTCTGCAGCCAGCCCCTAGAGACATGCGCGGCAACCGAGACTGCCAGTGTCCGGGCGGCCGCGCGAAGGGAGCGGACGAACCCGGCGGGACCCGGGCGCTGTGCCCTCCCCTGACCGGAGCCGTCTGAATGTCTTGCAGTGTAGGCAACCTTTCCGGCGGCACTTTGACCGCGAGGGCCGGCATTGTGGCGAATCGGGGACGAAACCTCGACGAGGTCCTGACCGGTCATCTCGCTCGCACCCACGGATACGCGCACGCCATTTCCCCTTCAGCAGGCATCGCTGCGATGCCCCCCAGATCCTGGTCCGGACCGGCCCGACGGGACTTGCATCCGCCTGCGGATGATCCCATCTGACGCCCTGTTCCGGAGCGGATGCCTTGGACCAAAGCCCCTCGACATCCCCCAGGTTACCAACTGCTCATCCCCAACGGGTGATGCCCAATCGTGGCCGAACAGCGGCAATTTTTGCCCAACACTCTTCTAGCGCAGCTGAAGCCGTCTGGCTGTTGCAGCCGCGCCACAACCGCGCGGCTTTGCTAGCCCGCGATCATGATGCAGACCGCGCAGGCGGCCAGGATTCCGGCAAAGAGAAGATCGATCCGCGCACGCATCGTGCGCAGGCTGAAGAACCGGCCCATCGGAGCCTCCCGGGATTGTCGTCTTGTTTCCCCCATCACCGGCTGCACCGGCGATGGTTGCAGTCAATCACAGACACGTTGACATTCGGTTTCTGCAGCCGCTCGAAAGCCCGGCGTCACGGAAATCGCGGATAACTGCGGCGCGCGGACTTTGTTCCAGGGCTGGAGACTGAGACAATTGACCGCGAATCGGCGGGGGCGCATAAGGACCCGCCCGGCCCCCGACGCGGCGGCCCTTCAGACTCGATGACACGCTCCGGCCGCCGGCAGCGCCCCGACCTCAGGCGGGCGACGGCGGCGGACAGGACCACAGGCAAGCTGGATTGATGAGCGCAGACAAGGATCTTTTCGCCCGACCGCAGACTGCCGGCGCCGCCGGGGCGCCCGCAGCCCCAACGGGCAAGTCCGCCGCTGCCGCCGCAGCCACCGCTGCCGCTGCCCTTGCCCCGGCCGACGGACCGGCGGCGGTTCCGGGCGAGGCCCCTGCGCCGACGTCAGCTGCAGTGCCGGCGCAAAGGCCCGAGCGCACGCCGCCCAAGACCTCGTCCGGCGATGACTACACCGCCGCCGACATCGAGGTGCTGGAAGGACTGGAACCGGTGCGCCGGCGTCCGGGCATGTACATCGGCGGCACCGACGAGAAGGCGCTGCATCACCTCTTTGCCGAGATCATCGACAACTCGATGGACGAGGCCGTGGCCGGACATGCCACCTGGATCGACGTGTCGCTGACCGCCGACGGCTATGTCACGATCATCGACAACGGCCGGGGCATTCCGGTCGATCCGCATCCGAAGTTCAAGGACAAGTCCGCGCTCGAGATCATCATGACGACGCTGCATGCGGGCGGCAAGTTCGACAGCAAGGTCTACGAGGCCTCCGGCGGCCTGCATGGCGTCGGCTCCTCGGTGGTGAACGCGCTGTCGGAGGAGATGGTTGTCGAGGTGGCGCGGGCGCGCA encodes:
- the xth gene encoding exodeoxyribonuclease III produces the protein MKIATWNINGVKARLETALAWFAEARPDIACLQEIKSVDEGFPAGAFEELGYHVATHGQKGFNGVAILSRQPLEDIRRGLPGDDSDEQARYIEATVSTATGALRIGCLYLPNGNPLGTEKFPYKLAWMDRLIAHARSQLELEMPVLLLGDYNVIPEPRDARTPQDWLGDALFQPESRARFRALLNLGFTEAVRATNDRPDTYTFWDYQAGAWQRNNGIRIDHILLSPQAADLLRGTGIDAHVRGWDKPSDHVPVWVDLAA
- a CDS encoding HesB/IscA family protein, encoding MSAATDDSTLATPVSLSLKAARRVAKILSGEAPGAMLRVSVEGGGCSGLQYKYDIVTEREPDDLVLQREGATVLVDAISLPYLDGAEIDFVDDLMGQSFQIRNPNAVSGCGCGTSFAI
- a CDS encoding tetratricopeptide repeat protein; translation: MRSVQCLVVVGLHLALLSPALAFDGTPARNEQITPEKMTANEALRLGAKKYYAGDKLAALDSLRYAAENGQPMAAWKLGRMYAEGDGVTEDDVKAFEYYSQVVSLHGEDSPSSPQAPFVASAFVALGNYYLNGIKNSAIKANPARARQIFTHAASYYGDAEAQFALGRLYRENNDLLAVRWFNLAAIKGHVGAQALLGETLYNLGASDDHRERGLMWLTIARSHAATEPDGQWIVDLQERYFSLADENIRRTAAADAQAWLARNGASATATAATNLPLR
- a CDS encoding deoxyguanosinetriphosphate triphosphohydrolase, translating into MTMATLGYGAQERAVYAQDPGRSRGRLHPEPDSPTRTPFQRDRDRIIHSTAFRRLKHKTQVFVYHEGDHFRTRLTHTIEVSQIARSLARALRLDEDLAECLALAHDLGHTPFGHEGEDVMHECMAPFGGFDHNAQSLRVVTALEHRYAEFDGLNLAWETLEGLVKHNGPLVDATGAPLGKFRDSELPFAIRTYAQKQDLLLGTWPSAEAQAAAIADDIAYDAHDLDDGLRARLFKVEDIAEVPFLAGILEEVDSRYPGLEEQRRIHEIVRRQITRMVEDVIREGMRRLEALKPQGADDIRAAGQCVVGFSAAMADAERQVKKFLFARMYRHPDVLAVRKLVARIVRELFGHYMQQPEDMPREWAQGMERLSGADRARRVCDFIAGMTDRYAIEEHRRLFDDTPELG
- a CDS encoding SPOR domain-containing protein, whose translation is MSQRSDYPRSESLRPADPSGRERGDAQGAEDPLVELARIVNRNRQSAPQSSLQSGQPGRVEASDYFAGLEDEDLLKGPGGDPLAPPPLAPPPLASRADPLAARDVGRDPQRDLQRDPMPAYTPVIGGSPNEPAFDFDFDLPKPAPAEAGRPDPRAGVGRSAPAAYDRDEDVAEDSTLAASDPYRYPSGPDPVEPYRAAPQPLAAEPLRATRSQPAAAPAAPAARPGEIDLDFDRFAADLQGGDAGAFQDDTGWEEVDVSDGTTLDADTLDDFDMEPEREPYAYGAKDPAAVPGRTPGQLQDPGRVELRGQDRGIGREPAAPAEPYQPLVRGSARDRFPSDIEDAGTGRLSAGRPAQDRFSEAGSQAGGLSLRPTLDPVEADKGSALEQDLVAGLEDELIGAFQARKEPVLGSVPQDEFRSLSPQRDYETSQRAASQAQPARAAAVPPPPFVPDAAAWPALAPDAKVRSAREASANFAELDDLVGSLFEDERLSRKPEPRRPEPAPSADIDDMAWPDALNALPREEGPADDDFLEDEFSTAFSQKRNKTAELPFNDVLYDDDEAPPPPGGYDLDAVARAMQESDPTLGGAGVLPPHPALETAAAPRQKQSRKSLYIAAAVLGLAGLGGAVFAVTDFGASSVPSGQPPVVAGLEGPLKTFPSDDQATVESSQPAKLIYDRVGNEERLVVPENPAPAQLPPAPVETAGAEAAPATGPKRVRTLVVRPDGTIISGEAESGSQPGVRVVNTARPDPAAATQPAAAVPGAPAVTDPALLSPSPAQPVPGVPAIVSAGTAPATDPAAAAAAAAAAANAPTVSGLPRPKPGGAGPQVAALQPQAAAPAAVQPQVPAPVPAAPQLAVPQPAAPQPAPPQPAPAQGAGPLNLTQPQAAQPAQPSAAAPAAAAAVPGGFSVQVTSQRTQEQAQSAYAALQRKFPSVLGGQAPLIEQATLDSRGTFYRVSIPAGSRDQAVSFCESLKAAGGDCFVRRNGT
- the argS gene encoding arginine--tRNA ligase, yielding MNIFAEFTTRVQAAVAGLDLASAPSAEDLARVTVESPRDPAHGDLATNAAMVLSKPLGLKPRDLADLIAGALRRDPDVTEVTVAGPGFINMRLAHGAWHRVLASVVADGIGFGRATLGAGARVNVEYVSANPTGPMHVGHTRGAVFGDALANLLAFAGYDVTREYYINDAGSQIDTLARSAFLRYREALGEDIGEIPAGLYPGDYLKPVGAALAANHGNALLAMDEAGWMPVVKSETIDAMMALIRADLELLNVRHEVFFSERTLHDRGAGGTSEIDRMLDKLRARGLVYEGTLPPPKGELPEDWEDREQTLFRATDYGDDIDRPLKKSDGSYTYFAADVAYFLSKYERGFKEMVYVLGADHGGYVKRLEAVGKAVSGGESRVIVRLCQLVKLFRAGEPVRMSKRAGDFVTLRDVVEEVGRDPVRFMMLFRKNEAPLDFDFQKVTEQSKDNPVFYVQYGHARCCSVLRQAGEELPGVDLGDSVLAATDLSGLTDSGELELIAKMAEWPKVVAAAAEAHEPHRVAFFLHELASSLHAHWNRGKEMPQLRFINPENSQLTLARLALVRAVSLVLASGLTLLGVDAPREMR